In one Dermacentor albipictus isolate Rhodes 1998 colony chromosome 4, USDA_Dalb.pri_finalv2, whole genome shotgun sequence genomic region, the following are encoded:
- the LOC139059501 gene encoding solute carrier family 22 member 20-like — MAEQPRWQEPRRELLGFEVNRAQGDKEPKCDLPFGVGAFQWLVLFSLSIGCCVYAMHNVSFLMTAVVMDHWCQRPARFLNISVAEWKSLAIPVDENGNYSRCTMRHPPENGSSAGIIACTSWEYDMDAYGNNIVSEWNLVCGRRWLLNLAGFIYAAASAVSLPVSGALADRLGRKMVVFIAVPVVGVAGAASSLPTNFHSFVAVRTLVSASTSALIPPLISLLYEASPKEKMPFYSILPWLFSFLLVRVAFMAAVRIRGGWAVSQLVLMVPTCLLMLLYYTVDDSMEWHLAHGHAKHAKRAALRAARCNGVPWGRCRESFARLLSSRSADTFTKKAGVWDLCSSRFRTRTFLLAYSWAAATCCYSALVFNDGVPVSHAVTATGVVASAVAVGVAALCIPRFGYIRVLSTSGLVFSATSAILTSMYNDQETLTIDVLVVAMRMAGNVAMLFLFSPGIYAYPVTLHSSGIGFGFACSRLGGILYQMAQWHPVGRRAHVLLTLAAILMALFAVAMVFLPKESNWKLKCQTVACASVAALTGDDLRRAMRETLLPLPKTASAH; from the coding sequence ATGGCTGAGCAGCCTCGGTGGCAAGAACCCCGTCGAGAACTCCTGGGTTTCGAGGTTAACAGGGCACAGGGAGACAAAGAGCCCAAATGCGATCTTCCCTTCGGTGTCGGAGCCTTCCAGTGGTTGGTTCTGTTCAGCCTCAGCATAGGATGCTGCGTCTACGCAATGCACAACGTCAGCTTCCTAATGACAGCCGTCGTCATGGACCACTGGTGTCAGCGTCCTGCCCGGTTCCTCAACATCAGCGTAGCCGAGTGGAAATCACTGGCCATCCCGGTGGACGAGAACGGCAACTACAGCCGCTGCACCATGCGACACCCACCGGAGAACGGCAGCTCGGCCGGCATCATTGCGTGCACATCGTGGGAGTACGACATGGACGCGTACGGTAACAACATCGTCAGCGAGTGGAACCTGGTGTGCGGCAGACGGTGGCTCCTCAACTTAGCCGGGTTTATCTACGCGGCCGCCAGCGCCGTCTCCTTGCCCGTGTCCGGTGCCCTGGCCGACCGCCTTGGCAGGAAGATGGTCGTGTTCATCGCAGTCCCAGTCGTCGGCGTAGCCGGCGCAGCCAGCAGCCTGCCGACCAACTTTCACTCGTTTGTGGCAGTGCGGACCCTCGTATCGGCCTCTACATCCGCCCTGATACCGCCGCTCATCTCTCTCTTGTACGAGGCGTCTCCAAAAGAGAAAATGCCCTTCTACTCCATATTACCTTGGCTCTTCAGTTTTCTCCTGGTAAGAGTCGCATTTATGGCCGCGGTGCGGATCAGAGGTGGCTGGGCCGTCTCCCAACTTGTGCTCATGGTGCCGACGTGCCTTCTGATGTTGCTGTACTACACCGTCGACGACTCAATGGAATGGCATTTGGCACACGGCCATGCCAAGCATGCTAAGCGCGCCGCCTTGCGGGCAGCAAGGTGCAACGGAGTACCGTGGGGCCGTTGCCGCGAGTCTTTCGCCCGACTTCTGTCTTCTAGAAGTGCAGACACCTTCACAAAGAAAGCTGGCGTCTGGGACTTGTGCTCAAGTCGTTTCCGAACGCGCACCTTTCTGCTAGCCTACAGCTGGGCAGCAGCGACGTGCTGTTACAGCGCTCTCGTCTTCAACGATGGGGTCCCGGTTAGCCACGCCGTGACCGCCACTGGCGTCGTTGCATCTGCCGTGGCCGTGGGCGTTGCTGCGCTGTGTATTCCCAGGTTCGGCTACATACGAGTACTGTCAACCTCAGGACTCGTCTTTAGTGCCACTTCCGCTATTCTGACCTCCATGTACAATGACCAGGAGACGCTCACTATCGACGTTTTGGTTGTGGCAATGCGGATGGCGGGTAATGTCGCCATGTTGTTCCTGTTCTCTCCAGGAATCTACGCGTACCCCGTTACTCTGCACTCTAGTGGCATCGGTTTTGGTTTCGCCTGCTCTCGCCTGGGAGGCATTTTATATCAGATGGCACAATGGCATCCTGTGGGACGCCGTGCCCATGTACTGCTGACCCTAGCTGCCATCTTGATGGCACTTTTCGCGGTTGCCATGGTGTTCCTTCCCAAAGAGTCTAACTGGAAGCTGAAGTGCCAAACTGTCGCATGCGCATCAGTCGCAGCCTTGACCGGCGACGATTTAAGACGTGCCATGCGTGAGACCTTGCTTCCCTTGCCGAAGACTGCGTCGGCGCATTAG